In Oscillatoria acuminata PCC 6304, a single window of DNA contains:
- the deoC gene encoding deoxyribose-phosphate aldolase, whose protein sequence is MAANQGDIDIAPLIDHSLLNPAATPKQVEQWCEEADRFKFASVCVYPAYVRQATNYLHGKSPKVCTVIGFPTGGSTSATKLYEAQEAADNGATELDVVINIGWLKAGKNNDVHDEIAAICDKTDRPVKAILETNLLTDQEKRVAAEICMDAGVAYLKTCTGFAGGATVADVELLKKIGRGQVGVKASGGIRTVDQAIDLIIAGATRLGTSWGPHFLGLTSPGDAESNEDQ, encoded by the coding sequence ATGGCTGCCAATCAGGGAGATATTGATATTGCTCCGCTTATCGATCATTCCCTACTGAATCCCGCTGCTACCCCAAAACAGGTAGAGCAGTGGTGTGAAGAAGCAGACCGATTCAAATTTGCCTCGGTTTGCGTGTATCCCGCTTACGTTCGTCAAGCGACTAACTACCTTCACGGCAAGAGTCCCAAAGTTTGCACTGTGATTGGCTTTCCCACTGGAGGCAGCACCTCAGCGACGAAGTTGTATGAAGCCCAAGAAGCCGCAGACAATGGAGCCACGGAACTGGATGTGGTGATCAATATTGGCTGGCTCAAAGCGGGGAAAAATAACGATGTCCACGATGAGATTGCGGCGATTTGTGACAAGACCGATCGCCCCGTGAAAGCGATTCTGGAAACGAACCTGCTCACGGATCAAGAGAAGCGAGTGGCGGCGGAGATTTGCATGGATGCCGGGGTTGCTTATTTAAAAACCTGTACCGGATTTGCCGGTGGCGCGACCGTTGCTGACGTGGAACTGCTGAAGAAAATCGGTCGAGGACAGGTGGGAGTCAAGGCATCGGGAGGAATCCGTACCGTAGACCAAGCCATTGATTTAATCATTGCCGGTGCGACCCGCTTAGGGACTTCTTGGGGTCCTCATTTTTTGGGTTTAACTTCCCCAGGGGATGCCGAGTCAAACGAGGACCAATGA
- a CDS encoding ABC transporter substrate-binding protein has translation MMVKKYWQQGVAIALTVFMGISLSSCNPAQFKTSAAQTPLVLSILSDPKTFNYALSEESPNIFGYTYEGLVSENPLTGEVEPILAESWEISQNGLQIIFTLRENLRWSDGQPLTVDDVVFTYNDIYFNDKIPSSTADVLRIGESRTFPTVRKLDDRRVEFTVVEPFAPFLRAAGLPILPAHALQESVETLDREGNPVFLSTWGINTPPQEIIVNGPYKLASYRPSERVFFEKNPYYWRNPQPYIERISWEVVESQDTGVVQFLSGILDSISVRPEDFSLLKKQEERNNFKILYELEPAPGITFMTFNLNKGRFEDSNRPVVDPIKSRWFNSLKFRQAIAYATDRETMIENTFQGLGRPINSHISVQSPYYLTPEEGLKVYDFDAEKARQLLQEDGFTYNNQGQLLDSEGNRVRFTLITNAGNKIREAMGAQIKQNLSQIGIQVDFQPLAWNAVITKLSDSLDWEALIIGFGGGTEPHWSSNLWLPEGRLHMFNQPRQVGQTPLVGREIADWERRLGDLYIQASQEIDEAKRKELYVETQRITQEYLPVIQLVNQLSMTALRNRVQGVEYSSLGGAFWNIHELQLEE, from the coding sequence ATGATGGTTAAAAAATATTGGCAACAGGGAGTGGCGATCGCCCTCACCGTTTTTATGGGTATTTCTTTATCCTCCTGCAATCCCGCCCAATTTAAAACCTCCGCCGCCCAAACCCCCTTAGTCTTGAGTATTCTCAGCGACCCCAAAACCTTTAACTATGCCCTGAGTGAAGAATCTCCCAATATTTTTGGATATACTTACGAAGGATTAGTCAGTGAAAATCCGCTCACCGGAGAAGTTGAACCCATCCTGGCCGAATCCTGGGAAATTTCCCAAAATGGATTACAAATTATCTTTACTTTAAGAGAAAATTTACGATGGTCTGATGGTCAACCTTTGACCGTTGATGATGTTGTTTTTACCTATAACGACATTTACTTTAATGACAAAATTCCCAGCAGTACCGCTGATGTGCTGCGAATTGGCGAAAGTCGCACCTTTCCCACCGTGCGAAAACTCGACGATCGCCGGGTAGAATTTACTGTCGTCGAACCTTTTGCCCCATTCCTGAGAGCAGCAGGATTGCCCATTTTGCCTGCCCATGCCCTGCAAGAATCCGTGGAAACGTTAGATCGCGAAGGAAATCCCGTCTTTCTCTCCACCTGGGGCATTAATACGCCCCCGCAGGAAATTATTGTCAATGGTCCTTACAAACTCGCCAGTTACCGACCCAGCGAACGAGTTTTCTTTGAAAAAAACCCTTACTACTGGCGCAATCCTCAGCCTTATATTGAGCGAATCTCGTGGGAAGTCGTTGAATCTCAAGATACCGGAGTCGTCCAATTTTTATCGGGAATTTTGGATAGTATTTCCGTCAGACCCGAAGATTTTTCTCTACTGAAAAAGCAAGAGGAACGAAATAACTTTAAAATTTTATATGAATTAGAACCGGCTCCGGGAATCACCTTTATGACCTTTAATTTGAATAAAGGTCGGTTCGAGGATAGCAATCGTCCCGTGGTGGACCCGATTAAGTCGCGCTGGTTTAATTCCCTGAAATTCCGACAGGCGATCGCCTATGCAACGGACCGGGAAACCATGATTGAGAACACTTTCCAAGGTTTGGGCCGCCCCATCAACTCTCATATCTCCGTCCAAAGTCCTTACTATCTCACCCCAGAAGAAGGCTTAAAAGTTTATGACTTCGATGCAGAAAAAGCCCGCCAACTGTTACAAGAAGACGGATTTACTTATAACAACCAAGGCCAACTCTTAGATTCCGAAGGCAACCGGGTGCGCTTTACCTTAATTACTAATGCTGGGAATAAAATTCGCGAAGCAATGGGTGCTCAAATTAAGCAAAACTTGAGTCAAATTGGCATCCAAGTCGATTTCCAACCCCTCGCTTGGAACGCCGTTATTACCAAATTATCCGATTCTCTGGATTGGGAAGCCCTAATCATTGGATTTGGAGGTGGAACCGAACCCCATTGGTCCTCTAATTTATGGTTACCCGAAGGGCGACTCCATATGTTCAATCAACCTCGCCAAGTCGGACAAACGCCGTTAGTCGGGCGAGAAATTGCAGATTGGGAACGACGCCTGGGGGATCTATATATTCAAGCCTCCCAGGAAATTGATGAAGCTAAACGCAAAGAACTCTATGTCGAAACCCAACGGATTACCCAAGAATATTTACCCGTGATTCAGTTAGTCAATCAACTGTCAATGACGGCACTTCGGAATCGGGTCCAAGGGGTGGAATATTCTAGCCTAGGGGGAGCATTTTGGAATATTCATGAATTGCAACTGGAGGAATAG
- a CDS encoding Uma2 family endonuclease — translation MNPATLSSSRLNPNLPKWQPATWEDYLAYCDAENFEAGRAFYHQGYLWIDMGNEGIDHARVNNLFAMLFFLWFSQRGQIWDDLGGCVLEKPQQQGAAPDRLVYIGAGSPQWQAGERRRINLDIWRVPDLVGEVSDTTLATDLDEKKQLYAALKIPEYWAIDIQGKRVIAFCLQENGKYEQVNFSVALEGLPIALLSQTLERLTHETNGTAAQWFAQQIANL, via the coding sequence ATGAATCCTGCCACATTAAGTTCATCTCGTTTAAACCCTAACCTTCCCAAATGGCAACCGGCCACTTGGGAAGACTATTTAGCCTATTGTGACGCTGAAAATTTCGAGGCCGGTCGAGCTTTTTATCATCAAGGATATCTGTGGATTGATATGGGGAATGAAGGCATTGATCATGCCCGAGTCAATAACCTGTTTGCCATGCTATTTTTTCTCTGGTTTTCTCAGCGTGGGCAAATTTGGGATGATTTAGGGGGTTGTGTTTTGGAAAAACCACAACAGCAAGGGGCCGCACCCGATCGCCTGGTTTATATTGGGGCCGGGTCTCCCCAATGGCAAGCGGGAGAACGACGTCGGATTAATTTGGATATCTGGCGGGTTCCTGATTTAGTCGGGGAAGTTTCGGATACCACGTTGGCAACGGATCTGGATGAAAAAAAACAGCTTTATGCGGCTTTAAAAATTCCCGAATATTGGGCGATCGATATTCAAGGAAAACGGGTGATTGCCTTTTGCTTACAGGAGAATGGCAAGTATGAACAAGTGAACTTTTCCGTAGCCCTTGAGGGATTACCGATCGCCTTATTATCCCAAACCCTAGAACGCTTAACTCATGAAACTAATGGCACAGCAGCTCAATGGTTCGCTCAACAGATTGCTAATCTTTAG
- the ispF gene encoding 2-C-methyl-D-erythritol 2,4-cyclodiphosphate synthase, whose translation MNIRIGNGYDIHQLVSDRPLILGGIRIPHELGLLGHSDADVLTHAIMDAMLGALSLGDIGLYFPPSDPQWAGADSLKLLAQVHQLILERGWEVGNIDSVVVAERPKLKPHISAMRDRLAQVLNIEGDRIGIKATTNEKLGPVGREEGIAAYAVTLLVTQP comes from the coding sequence ATGAACATTCGGATTGGCAACGGTTATGACATCCACCAACTCGTGAGCGATCGCCCGTTAATACTCGGGGGCATCCGGATTCCCCATGAGTTGGGATTACTCGGTCATAGCGATGCGGATGTGCTGACTCATGCGATTATGGATGCTATGCTTGGGGCCTTGAGTTTAGGGGATATTGGACTGTACTTTCCCCCCAGTGACCCCCAATGGGCGGGGGCAGATAGTTTAAAATTGTTAGCGCAAGTTCATCAACTGATTCTAGAACGGGGATGGGAAGTGGGGAATATTGATTCCGTCGTGGTGGCGGAACGACCGAAATTAAAACCCCATATTTCCGCCATGCGCGATCGCCTTGCTCAAGTCTTGAATATCGAAGGCGATCGCATCGGAATTAAGGCCACCACCAATGAAAAACTAGGCCCTGTCGGACGAGAAGAAGGAATTGCCGCCTATGCCGTAACTTTATTAGTCACTCAACCCTAA
- the recO gene encoding DNA repair protein RecO translates to MSRTYKATGINLKSIPLGESDRILTILTRECGLIRAVAPGVRLPKSKLGGRAGLFVVNELVITQGRSLDRITQAETLESYPGLSKDLGKLTAGQYLAELALCQALSDQPQEELFSLLSEHLSRIEGVSIVGDRPSTTQVLPLLTQGIYHLLALGGIAPQVHACCLTQCPLTPDFQSLNWRVGFSTSAGGIVSLANENRPANSGAVPKSGPSNRSSPSVQAATLPRKVDRQLNAVELAILQQLTGAELPQETHLNLQIQGMMGERPSVDQVWVSIEHLLRHYAQYHYGQSIRSATLMDTYIHSSRASF, encoded by the coding sequence ATGAGTCGAACGTACAAAGCCACAGGTATCAATCTCAAAAGCATCCCCCTGGGTGAATCCGACCGGATTCTAACAATTTTGACCCGGGAATGTGGTTTGATTCGGGCAGTGGCACCGGGAGTTCGCCTACCCAAGTCTAAGTTAGGGGGACGGGCGGGATTGTTTGTGGTGAACGAGTTGGTGATTACTCAGGGGCGATCGCTCGATCGCATCACCCAAGCTGAAACCCTGGAATCCTATCCCGGATTGAGCAAAGATTTGGGCAAATTGACCGCTGGACAATATTTGGCGGAATTAGCACTCTGCCAAGCCCTCAGTGACCAACCCCAAGAAGAATTATTTAGTTTACTCAGTGAACATTTAAGTCGAATTGAGGGGGTGAGCATCGTCGGCGATCGGCCCAGTACCACTCAAGTTCTTCCCTTACTTACCCAGGGCATTTATCACTTACTGGCTTTAGGGGGAATTGCTCCCCAAGTTCATGCCTGTTGCCTGACTCAATGCCCTCTGACTCCAGATTTTCAGTCTTTAAACTGGCGAGTTGGCTTTAGTACCAGTGCCGGGGGAATCGTGAGTTTAGCCAACGAAAATCGTCCTGCAAATTCCGGTGCTGTGCCGAAATCCGGCCCCAGCAATCGCTCATCTCCCTCGGTTCAGGCGGCGACTCTCCCCCGAAAAGTCGATCGCCAATTAAATGCCGTCGAGTTAGCGATTCTCCAACAACTGACTGGTGCCGAACTCCCTCAAGAAACCCACCTAAATTTACAGATTCAAGGCATGATGGGTGAGCGGCCATCGGTTGATCAAGTGTGGGTCTCGATTGAACATTTGTTAAGGCATTATGCCCAGTATCATTACGGTCAATCGATCCGCTCTGCTACCTTAATGGATACTTATATCCATTCATCAAGGGCGAGTTTTTAA
- a CDS encoding MFS transporter: MPLSDSNLETQVPHWNPSNSSQKHQNQRGGGHHQTQYRRPVQAEKLEEIDRNNRQPGHSNGRSPTSPAQPRPAVTSPPPESEHTLSKNGSGPMEENVQPPAPPEPERGFMPVLKNRNFLVLWSGQVFSQLADKVYLVLMIGLVASRFQAEGQSISGWVSAIMVAFTIPAVLLGSLAGALTDRWSKKGILVSTNLVRGIFVLSLPLLLFLSEGFHLGTLPLGFALMLMVTFFVSTLTQFFAPAEQAVIPLILERRLLLPANSLYTTTMMASVIVGFAVGEPLLAIADRTFGHIGDGVGIGKELVVGGSYCIAGLLLLMMKTGEKSNPPDTEYPHVFEDIRDGWQYLSNHQRIKSALIQLVILFSIFAALAVLAVRLAEVIPNLRTDQFGFLLAAAGAGMGAGAALLGHFGQHISHRRLSLFGSIGMALSLGSLSLFGAQLWAALGLITVLGVFASFVGVPMQTTIQAETPEEMRGKVFGLQNNAINIALTLPLALAGVAESMFGLTVVLLSLGAIAIAGGVVSWYISETEPHPSTPRPE, translated from the coding sequence ATGCCATTATCTGATTCAAATTTAGAAACGCAGGTTCCCCACTGGAACCCCTCAAATTCTTCTCAAAAACATCAAAACCAACGAGGAGGAGGTCATCATCAAACCCAATATCGCCGTCCGGTACAGGCGGAAAAACTAGAGGAAATTGACCGCAACAACCGCCAACCGGGTCATAGCAATGGGCGATCGCCAACCTCCCCAGCCCAACCTCGTCCCGCTGTGACCTCGCCACCGCCAGAATCTGAACATACTCTGTCTAAAAATGGTTCTGGCCCAATGGAAGAAAATGTTCAACCCCCCGCACCACCGGAACCAGAACGGGGCTTTATGCCGGTCTTAAAAAACCGCAACTTTTTAGTCCTGTGGAGTGGTCAGGTCTTCTCTCAGTTGGCGGATAAAGTCTATTTAGTCCTAATGATTGGCTTAGTTGCCAGCCGTTTTCAAGCCGAGGGCCAAAGCATTAGCGGTTGGGTCTCCGCGATTATGGTCGCCTTTACAATTCCAGCAGTGCTGTTAGGCTCCCTCGCCGGTGCTTTAACAGACCGCTGGTCCAAAAAAGGCATATTGGTATCCACGAATTTAGTGCGGGGAATCTTCGTTTTATCCCTGCCGTTGCTGTTGTTTTTATCCGAAGGATTCCATTTGGGAACGTTACCCTTGGGATTCGCTTTAATGCTGATGGTGACATTTTTTGTCTCCACCCTCACCCAATTTTTTGCCCCCGCCGAACAAGCGGTCATTCCCCTAATTTTAGAACGACGGTTGTTGCTTCCGGCAAATTCCCTCTACACCACCACCATGATGGCCTCGGTAATCGTGGGATTTGCGGTAGGAGAACCCCTGTTGGCGATCGCCGATCGCACCTTTGGTCATATCGGTGATGGGGTTGGCATCGGCAAAGAACTGGTGGTTGGCGGCAGTTACTGCATCGCTGGGTTGCTGTTATTGATGATGAAAACCGGAGAAAAATCCAATCCCCCGGATACCGAATATCCCCATGTTTTTGAAGATATCCGCGATGGCTGGCAGTATCTGAGCAATCATCAGCGCATCAAAAGTGCGCTCATTCAGCTTGTTATCTTATTTTCCATCTTTGCGGCCCTAGCGGTGTTAGCGGTCCGCCTAGCGGAGGTGATTCCCAACCTTCGCACGGACCAGTTTGGGTTCTTACTCGCCGCCGCAGGGGCGGGAATGGGGGCCGGTGCCGCCCTCCTCGGCCATTTTGGACAGCATATTTCCCATCGGCGCTTGAGTTTGTTTGGTTCCATTGGCATGGCCCTGTCTTTGGGGAGTCTCTCCCTGTTCGGTGCCCAACTTTGGGCGGCATTAGGGTTGATTACCGTATTGGGGGTATTTGCCTCCTTCGTGGGAGTGCCCATGCAAACCACCATTCAGGCAGAAACCCCAGAAGAAATGCGGGGTAAGGTGTTTGGCTTGCAGAATAATGCGATTAATATTGCCCTAACCCTGCCTCTGGCCCTAGCGGGGGTCGCGGAATCCATGTTTGGGTTAACAGTGGTGCTGTTAAGTTTGGGGGCGATCGCCATAGCCGGAGGCGTCGTAAGCTGGTATATTTCCGAAACAGAACCCCATCCCTCCACCCCACGCCCTGAGTAA
- the larB gene encoding nickel pincer cofactor biosynthesis protein LarB: protein MNPETLQSLLEAVAAGKVSPSTAVEELKYLGFEPVGDFARIDRHRALRTGFPETIWGPGKTPEQIADIILSMREHNPVVMATRITPEVFAEIEERVHGLYYYPTARICSTAIAPAIPNYPGKIGILCAGTADLPVAEEAAIVAELSGFEVKRYWDVGVAGIHRLLASWRAIAEADVLIVVAGMEGALPSVVAGLANAPTIAVPTSIGYGASFNGLAPLLTMLNSCAAGVGVVNIDNGYGAAILAGQILRTAQRIPEKDSP from the coding sequence ATGAATCCTGAAACGCTCCAATCCCTATTAGAAGCCGTGGCAGCCGGTAAAGTGAGTCCATCAACTGCTGTAGAAGAGTTAAAATATCTCGGATTCGAGCCAGTGGGGGATTTTGCCCGAATAGATCGCCATCGGGCGTTACGAACTGGCTTTCCAGAAACCATCTGGGGTCCAGGGAAAACGCCGGAACAAATCGCCGATATTATACTTTCCATGCGGGAACATAATCCAGTAGTGATGGCAACCCGGATTACCCCGGAGGTGTTTGCAGAGATTGAGGAGCGGGTACATGGGTTGTATTATTATCCCACGGCTCGGATCTGTTCGACAGCGATCGCCCCCGCAATCCCCAACTATCCGGGCAAAATCGGCATCCTCTGTGCGGGGACAGCGGACCTCCCGGTTGCCGAAGAAGCGGCGATCGTTGCGGAACTCTCGGGGTTTGAAGTCAAACGGTATTGGGATGTTGGCGTTGCCGGAATTCATCGCTTACTCGCCAGTTGGCGGGCGATCGCCGAGGCAGATGTCCTGATCGTCGTCGCCGGGATGGAAGGTGCATTACCCAGCGTCGTCGCCGGTTTAGCCAATGCACCCACCATCGCCGTTCCTACCAGTATCGGTTATGGAGCCAGTTTCAATGGATTAGCGCCCTTGTTAACCATGCTCAATTCTTGTGCCGCTGGTGTCGGAGTCGTCAATATTGATAATGGCTATGGTGCTGCCATTTTAGCGGGACAAATCCTGCGAACCGCGCAACGAATACCAGAAAAAGACTCTCCTTGA
- a CDS encoding glycosyltransferase family 4 protein, whose translation MHIAWLGKKTPFCGNVTYSREVTNALLDRGHQVSFFHFAQQEAVEEAENLPQLESELALKTGNGWPVAACEVSLPCLYKSTIYTIPTPKSRKVLTQALRDLRPDLVHASLTLSPLDFVLPEICEELNLPLVATFHPPFAHHRSLRSGRQHLQHLTYQLYAPFLPNYDKTIVFSQLQRELLGKLGVPSQQVAVIPNGVDVQKYSPGYSQIKYELNADRLFVYQGRIAMEKNVEALLKAWKQADLGPSCKLAIVGDGPLAPSLEGYAGAEHNVIWLGYVADEQRRIEILRGADVFILPSLVEGLSLSLLEAMACGLACIATDVGADGEVLAEGAGVVLSAQGVTTQLKTLLPLLKEQPEFTSLLGRKARQRVLDRYTLSRNISQLELMYEEILQERPMPVTQWA comes from the coding sequence ATGCATATCGCTTGGCTTGGAAAGAAAACCCCTTTCTGTGGCAATGTTACTTATTCTCGTGAAGTTACCAATGCGCTTTTAGATCGAGGACATCAGGTCAGTTTTTTCCATTTCGCTCAACAAGAAGCGGTAGAAGAGGCGGAAAACCTGCCTCAATTGGAGTCAGAACTGGCCCTCAAAACCGGAAATGGCTGGCCGGTTGCTGCCTGTGAAGTCTCGTTACCTTGTCTTTATAAGTCCACCATTTACACGATTCCCACGCCAAAATCGCGGAAGGTGTTGACCCAGGCATTACGGGACCTGAGACCTGATTTGGTTCATGCTTCCCTTACCCTGTCCCCCCTGGATTTTGTCCTGCCGGAGATTTGTGAAGAGTTAAATTTGCCGTTGGTGGCAACGTTTCACCCGCCATTTGCTCACCACCGCTCCTTGCGATCGGGACGGCAGCATCTGCAACATCTGACTTATCAACTCTACGCGCCCTTTCTGCCGAACTACGATAAAACCATCGTTTTTTCCCAGCTTCAGCGGGAGTTACTGGGCAAACTCGGGGTCCCCAGTCAGCAAGTAGCAGTGATTCCCAATGGGGTGGATGTCCAGAAGTATTCCCCTGGATATTCTCAGATTAAGTATGAACTGAACGCCGATCGCCTGTTTGTTTACCAGGGTCGGATCGCGATGGAAAAAAATGTGGAAGCGCTTCTCAAGGCGTGGAAGCAAGCGGACCTCGGTCCAAGTTGCAAGTTGGCGATCGTGGGGGATGGTCCCTTGGCTCCCTCATTGGAGGGGTATGCAGGGGCAGAACACAATGTGATCTGGTTGGGATATGTGGCGGATGAACAGCGCCGCATTGAAATTTTGCGCGGGGCGGATGTGTTTATTTTACCCTCCCTGGTGGAAGGTCTTTCCCTCTCTCTGTTAGAGGCGATGGCTTGTGGTTTGGCCTGTATTGCCACCGATGTGGGTGCCGATGGAGAAGTGCTTGCTGAGGGGGCTGGGGTGGTGTTGTCTGCCCAAGGGGTGACCACTCAGCTTAAAACCCTCCTCCCCCTGTTGAAGGAACAGCCGGAGTTCACCAGCTTGCTGGGCCGAAAAGCTCGTCAGCGCGTCCTCGATCGCTATACTCTCAGTCGCAATATTTCCCAGTTAGAACTCATGTATGAGGAGATTTTACAGGAACGCCCAATGCCCGTGACTCAGTGGGCTTAA
- a CDS encoding N-acetylmuramoyl-L-alanine amidase gives MRRVGKQSMKVTPSINFPYRQNTPLKTAKLQNWILPSLISAFLLAAPPVEAAQLETWRFEADRNQLSFTTRGGVQPTAQLLSNPTRLVIDLPGTTLGRQNVTQPVGGAIREIRVGQFNPQTSRIVVELAAGYTLDPQQVEVKGSSPNQWSVQLPDPHTVGSPVAQGSSSPRSNSPSPLAATGGNTFLQEVEIKDEGFIFHTNGGTPTVELNQGSNGTWVNVDLPGVTLSPDLERRIRNVDRLGVNQLQLVQASSSPPLTRAILTLTEPDKNWQAQVSDRGEVLVWPEGEKPPEVTAQATSGLATIHGIELVGNQVVVKADRTLNYNTEWDQKTLAYRLTLYSSHLGNGVNRLQPERGSSVLWVRPTQEDPETVVVLVQPAAGVRVSGVEQQSGDRLAVQLESTEIVTTDPNAQLIPVVIPDSPPSVSPENQLQSEIPPTPAGRIAVVIDAGHGGSDPGAVGIGGLQEKDVVIDISHQVAEILEREGITAIMTRQDDRTIELAPRVQLANRVNANLFVSIHANAVNGARPEVNGLETYYYASGRNLAQAIQNSMLQDFSSMPNRGVKQARFYVLRHTSMPAVLVEVGFVTGRDDAPMLSDAAQRTRMAEAIARGILNYVRTNR, from the coding sequence ATGCGTAGAGTTGGCAAGCAGAGTATGAAAGTGACCCCATCCATCAATTTCCCCTATCGTCAAAACACCCCATTGAAAACAGCTAAACTCCAAAACTGGATACTCCCGAGTCTGATCAGTGCATTTCTGTTAGCCGCTCCCCCTGTGGAAGCGGCTCAACTAGAAACTTGGCGGTTTGAGGCCGATCGCAACCAACTCTCCTTTACAACCCGAGGCGGCGTGCAACCCACCGCTCAACTGTTGTCAAATCCAACGCGATTAGTCATCGATCTACCCGGTACGACCCTAGGGCGTCAAAATGTGACTCAGCCAGTCGGGGGAGCGATTCGGGAAATTCGGGTGGGACAATTTAACCCTCAAACCAGCCGAATTGTCGTGGAATTAGCCGCCGGTTACACCCTCGACCCCCAACAAGTCGAAGTCAAAGGCAGTTCCCCCAACCAATGGAGCGTCCAATTACCGGACCCCCACACGGTCGGATCCCCAGTCGCCCAGGGTTCATCCAGTCCTAGGTCCAATTCTCCCTCCCCCCTAGCTGCAACCGGGGGAAACACCTTTTTGCAAGAGGTGGAAATTAAAGATGAAGGCTTTATTTTTCATACCAATGGTGGCACCCCAACCGTGGAACTCAACCAGGGCAGTAATGGGACCTGGGTAAACGTTGACCTGCCGGGGGTGACCCTCTCTCCCGACCTAGAACGACGGATTAGGAATGTTGATCGCCTCGGGGTCAATCAACTGCAATTAGTGCAAGCCTCTAGCTCACCCCCCTTGACTCGGGCCATTTTGACCTTAACCGAACCCGATAAAAATTGGCAGGCCCAGGTCAGCGATCGCGGGGAGGTCCTGGTTTGGCCCGAAGGAGAAAAGCCCCCCGAAGTCACGGCTCAAGCGACATCAGGGTTAGCCACCATTCACGGCATCGAACTGGTTGGCAATCAAGTCGTTGTCAAGGCCGATCGCACCCTAAATTACAACACCGAATGGGACCAAAAAACCCTCGCCTATCGGTTGACTTTGTACTCCTCCCACCTGGGAAATGGTGTCAACCGCTTACAACCGGAACGGGGTTCCTCGGTGTTATGGGTCCGTCCGACTCAGGAAGACCCGGAAACCGTCGTGGTTTTGGTCCAACCCGCTGCCGGAGTGCGAGTCTCTGGAGTTGAGCAACAATCGGGCGATCGCCTCGCGGTCCAGTTAGAATCCACCGAGATTGTCACCACGGATCCCAATGCTCAGTTGATTCCCGTCGTCATTCCCGACTCTCCCCCATCCGTATCCCCAGAAAATCAGCTTCAGTCAGAAATTCCCCCCACCCCTGCCGGACGAATTGCCGTCGTCATCGATGCCGGACATGGGGGTAGCGACCCCGGTGCCGTCGGCATTGGCGGACTGCAAGAGAAAGACGTCGTAATCGATATCTCCCATCAAGTTGCCGAAATTCTGGAACGAGAGGGAATTACCGCCATTATGACCAGGCAGGACGATCGCACCATCGAACTAGCACCTCGGGTCCAGTTAGCCAATCGGGTGAATGCCAATTTATTTGTCAGCATTCACGCCAATGCGGTCAATGGAGCCCGTCCCGAAGTCAATGGATTAGAGACTTACTATTATGCCAGTGGCAGAAATTTAGCCCAGGCGATTCAAAATAGTATGCTTCAGGATTTCTCCTCCATGCCGAATCGGGGCGTCAAACAGGCACGGTTCTATGTGTTGCGCCATACCAGTATGCCAGCGGTTTTGGTAGAAGTCGGGTTTGTGACGGGTCGTGATGATGCTCCGATGTTGTCCGATGCGGCACAACGAACTCGCATGGCCGAGGCGATCGCCCGGGGCATCTTAAATTATGTTCGCACCAATCGGTGA